A window from Candidatus Methylomirabilota bacterium encodes these proteins:
- a CDS encoding class I SAM-dependent methyltransferase — protein MDRIPEPELMVDKEQALAYARADLAQVNQGFVDRFRSAFPKVTSGAMVDLGCGPGDIPVRFARALPALRITAVDGSEPMIALAQQAVEEAQVGDRVRPLCLRLPLLPLGLQSFDAVVSNSLVHHLPDPYLFWNEVVRLGRPRGIVLVMDLLRPESPERAWGLVQKYSGHEPDILKRDFFNSLCAAFTLREVRGHIRARGLGGLVCEMASDRHWIVWGHLPREVPQG, from the coding sequence ATGGACCGCATTCCCGAGCCCGAGCTCATGGTGGACAAGGAGCAGGCCCTCGCCTATGCGCGCGCGGACCTTGCCCAGGTCAACCAGGGCTTTGTCGACCGATTCCGGAGCGCCTTCCCGAAGGTCACGTCGGGCGCCATGGTGGATCTGGGCTGCGGGCCCGGGGACATCCCGGTGCGCTTCGCCCGCGCCCTCCCCGCCCTCCGCATCACGGCCGTGGATGGATCCGAGCCGATGATCGCGCTGGCCCAGCAGGCGGTCGAGGAGGCGCAGGTGGGCGATCGGGTCCGGCCTCTCTGTCTGCGGCTGCCCCTGCTCCCGCTCGGTCTGCAAAGCTTCGATGCGGTGGTATCGAACAGCCTCGTTCATCACCTTCCTGATCCATACCTGTTCTGGAATGAGGTCGTGCGTCTGGGCCGGCCGCGTGGCATCGTGCTCGTCATGGATCTCTTGCGGCCGGAGTCGCCGGAGCGGGCGTGGGGGCTCGTCCAGAAATACTCGGGCCACGAGCCGGACATCCTCAAGCGGGACTTCTTCAATTCGCTCTGCGCGGCCTTCACCCTGCGCGAGGTTCGCGGCCATATCCGCGCGCGGGGCCTGGGCGGTCTGGTGTGCGAGATGGCCAGCGACCGGCACTGGATAGTCTGGGGCCATCTGCCCAGAGAGGTGCCGCAAGGATAG
- a CDS encoding M23 family metallopeptidase — protein sequence MGARVLATGLFLGLLSVSFAAVAQNLGAPVILSPYRSLHGADSRPRRLPHAGVDFGGQVGAAVLAAADGTVSRIIEWPMGCGLGVLLEHRRFKRWTAYCHLQGVTVRPGQRVSRGEQIGMVGTSGGAFNIPHVHLEVCTFACISHVDGDLAGTEDPLKIAEGCFDDTRAYPADRLVLTFPVACLHRASER from the coding sequence ATGGGCGCGCGGGTGCTGGCCACGGGACTTTTCCTGGGCTTGCTCAGCGTCTCCTTTGCCGCCGTTGCCCAGAATCTGGGCGCGCCGGTCATCCTTTCCCCCTATCGCTCCCTCCACGGCGCCGACAGTCGTCCGAGGCGGCTGCCGCATGCCGGGGTCGACTTCGGCGGTCAAGTGGGCGCGGCCGTTCTTGCAGCGGCCGACGGCACCGTGAGCCGTATCATTGAATGGCCCATGGGTTGTGGACTCGGCGTTCTCCTCGAGCATCGCCGCTTCAAGCGCTGGACAGCGTACTGCCACTTGCAGGGCGTCACCGTGCGGCCGGGACAGAGGGTGAGCCGTGGAGAGCAGATCGGCATGGTGGGAACGAGCGGCGGCGCCTTCAACATTCCGCACGTCCATCTCGAGGTCTGTACCTTCGCCTGCATCTCGCACGTGGACGGCGATCTCGCGGGCACCGAGGATCCGCTCAAGATCGCCGAGGGTTGCTTCGATGACACTCGCGCCTATCCCGCCGACCGATTGGTCCTGACCTTTCCCGTCGCGTGCCTCCACCGGGCGAGCGAGCGATAG